A genomic region of Alicyclobacillus sp. SO9 contains the following coding sequences:
- a CDS encoding amidoligase family protein, protein MPVTCIVCNRPLRAPRSVMQQVGPVCAKRVRELGAQIQTQMRNEGTWTDSAAASFRPGQDGWLALAQQAHEGYVHTRAARRAARIRARQQAQVTPQPEPRTEIVPHVWSATQQDYGDLEYVYLSADQAECHSSSGNTYFVTENSCTCPHHDHRGAVCRHIQGFRQLQGIPAEPETVSDPVPRSMVQAEPDLSAFDSPEEAYREQQLNVWRSYSGQPTLWMSRDDQAWEALRDEASGDLSYVYEGVLGGTDNTFGLEIEFEDGDTYSIGRELYGDGLLLSPQRSGYHGRTAEGKWKFEYDASVSRGERGGELVSPVFVDSRESWAQIQRVAEVVHRHGGRVTVSTGGHVHIGMDPLDERAYRWQRLARIGLGYEKALYRMGAADDAAFQRGDAGRHRGAHYANPIPDSARRMYGTSLTADQARRLLVNHSGRGHGARYTAFNTMGYIERGIPTVEFRYPNSSLDPRSLQAQVCVTNALVHQSAILRQATDQGQLLPGLSQTREQCRVSQRVSEEQETQNFRKFLDVLGNREVQLAATWLWLRGRA, encoded by the coding sequence ATGCCAGTAACTTGTATTGTTTGTAACCGGCCACTTCGGGCACCGAGAAGTGTCATGCAACAAGTGGGACCCGTTTGTGCCAAGCGTGTACGCGAATTAGGTGCACAAATTCAGACCCAGATGCGAAATGAAGGGACGTGGACAGATTCTGCAGCGGCTAGTTTTCGACCTGGGCAAGACGGATGGCTGGCTTTGGCGCAGCAAGCGCATGAAGGATATGTCCATACACGTGCCGCGAGAAGAGCAGCAAGAATCCGAGCCAGGCAACAGGCGCAGGTAACTCCGCAGCCCGAGCCAAGGACAGAAATCGTCCCTCATGTTTGGTCTGCGACACAACAGGACTACGGAGACCTGGAATATGTGTATCTCAGTGCTGATCAGGCTGAATGTCATTCTAGTTCCGGAAATACCTACTTTGTGACGGAAAACTCCTGTACGTGTCCTCATCATGACCACCGGGGTGCAGTCTGTCGCCATATTCAAGGGTTCCGTCAGTTGCAAGGGATTCCTGCAGAACCTGAGACGGTCTCTGATCCCGTTCCTCGTTCTATGGTTCAGGCTGAACCCGACCTATCTGCTTTCGATTCACCAGAAGAGGCGTACCGTGAACAACAACTGAATGTCTGGCGCAGCTATTCAGGACAACCGACCCTGTGGATGTCTCGGGATGACCAGGCTTGGGAAGCGCTTCGTGACGAGGCTAGTGGAGACTTGTCGTACGTCTACGAGGGGGTTTTGGGTGGTACGGATAACACCTTTGGCTTGGAGATCGAGTTTGAAGATGGCGATACGTATTCTATCGGCAGAGAGCTATACGGGGACGGTTTGTTGCTCTCCCCTCAACGCAGTGGGTACCATGGCCGGACTGCGGAAGGAAAGTGGAAATTTGAATATGACGCGTCTGTCTCCAGGGGAGAGCGTGGGGGAGAACTCGTCTCTCCCGTATTTGTTGACTCCAGAGAGAGTTGGGCACAAATCCAGCGCGTGGCCGAAGTGGTCCATCGACATGGGGGCCGGGTGACCGTCAGTACGGGCGGGCATGTACATATCGGCATGGATCCGTTAGATGAGCGAGCGTACCGCTGGCAGCGTCTTGCTCGTATCGGACTGGGCTACGAGAAGGCACTGTATCGGATGGGGGCAGCGGATGATGCCGCTTTTCAACGCGGGGACGCGGGGCGTCATAGAGGTGCTCATTATGCCAACCCGATTCCCGACTCGGCCCGAAGAATGTACGGGACCTCTCTAACTGCAGACCAGGCGAGACGGTTGCTCGTCAACCATTCTGGGAGAGGGCATGGGGCGCGATACACGGCGTTCAATACCATGGGCTATATTGAACGGGGCATCCCGACCGTCGAGTTTCGCTATCCCAATAGTTCACTAGACCCTCGTTCCCTGCAAGCGCAGGTTTGTGTGACCAACGCATTGGTTCATCAGTCTGCCATCCTGAGACAGGCTACAGACCAGGGGCAGCTGCTGCCAGGACTGTCTCAAACCCGTGAGCAATGTCGTGTCAGTCAGCGTGTTTCGGAAGAACAAGAAACACAGAACTTCCGCAAGTTCCTGGACGTGCTTGGGAATCGGGAAGTTCAATTGGCCGCAACATGGCTGTGGTTACGAGGACGAGCATGA
- a CDS encoding helix-turn-helix domain-containing protein has protein sequence MSAKNRVGGRIQALRKAQMMSLRRLGELSGVSASQLSKIEAGTHDTTVGTLENIAQALGCTAAALLSDDMDAVMDLEMLCFTSAGWRTTAGVLYPTDEERKLMAQQIGMVQTYLSHGGGDK, from the coding sequence ATGTCAGCGAAGAATAGAGTTGGAGGGAGAATCCAAGCTCTTCGAAAGGCCCAGATGATGTCCTTACGTCGTCTGGGTGAGCTTTCAGGTGTGAGTGCATCCCAACTGTCAAAGATTGAGGCGGGTACACATGATACGACGGTGGGAACCCTGGAGAACATTGCACAGGCATTAGGATGTACAGCGGCTGCCCTTCTCAGTGACGACATGGATGCTGTCATGGACTTGGAGATGCTCTGTTTCACTTCTGCGGGATGGCGTACGACAGCAGGAGTCCTGTATCCGACTGACGAGGAGAGAAAGCTGATGGCGCAACAGATTGGAATGGTTCAAACGTATTTGTCACATGGGGGAGGCGACAAGTGA